One window from the genome of Bufo bufo chromosome 4, aBufBuf1.1, whole genome shotgun sequence encodes:
- the FOSL2 gene encoding fos-related antigen 2 isoform X1, with product MYQDYPGSFDSSSRGSSSSPAQPDGYPGNPLSTSIRQQKYRNDMPGSSSAFIPTINAITTSQDLQWMVQPTVITSMSNPYTRAHSYGHPVQNHPSLGGHAGLQRPGVIKSIGTTAGRRRRDEQLSPEEEEKRRVRRERNKLAAAKCRNRRRELTDKLQAETEKLEQEKSGLQKEIAELQKEKDKLEFMLVAHTPMCKIQTEDRINPTHNAHVARSMMGSRVVVKTEPIDEDIGMSSIGRSDKTQRSVIKPISIGGNFYNEEPLNTPVVMSSTPPSTPNAPNLVFTYPSVLDQESSTSPSESCSKAHRRSSSSGDQSSDSLNSPTLLAL from the exons ATGTACCAGGATTATCCAGGGAGTTTCGACAGTTCCTCCCGTGGTAGCAGCAGCTCTCCGGCTCAGCCAGACGGATACCCGGGCAACCCCTTATCTACCTCAATACGACAG CAGAAATACCGAAACGACATGCCAGGATCCAGCAGTGCCTTTATCCCCACCATAAATGCCATCACCACCAGCCAGGACTTACAGTGGATGGTTCAACCAACTGTGATCACCTCCATGTCCAATCCCTATACCAGAGCACATTCATATGGGCACCCAGTGCAGAATCACCCGTCACTAGGTGGGCATGCGGGCCTACAACGACCGGGAGTCATCAAAAGCATTGGTACCACTGCTGGCCGAAGGAGAAGAGATGAACAG cTGTCACCCGAAGAAGAGGAAAAGCGGAGGGTCCGTAGAGAAAGGAACAAACTGGCCGCCGCAAAGTGTCGCAACAGGAGACGAGAGTTAACGGACAAACTGCAGGCT GAAACTGAGAAACTGGAACAAGAAAAATCTGGTCTACAGAAAGAGATAGCGGAGCTGCAAAAGGAGAAGGATAAACTGGAGTTCATGCTGGTTGCCCACACGCCCATGTGTAAAATACAAACTGAGGATAGGATCAACCCCACCCACAATGCTCATGTTGCCCGTTCCATGATGGGAAGTCGAGTGGTGGTCAAAACGGAGCCCATTGATGAGGACATTGGGATGTCCTCAATCGGCCGCAGTGACAAAACGCAAAGGTCTGTGATTAAACCGATCAGCATTGGTGGAAACTTCTATAATGAGGAACCTCTCAACACGCCTGTCGTGATGTCTTCAACACCTCCGAGCACTCCGAACGCCCCTAACCTCGTCTTCACCTACCCAAGTGTGTTGGATCAGGAGTCGTCGACCTCTCCTTCAGAGTCTTGCTCTAAGGCCCATCGTCGGAGCAGCAGCAGCGGGGACCAGTCTTCTGATTCCTTGAACTCCCCCACCCTGCTGGCCTTGTAA
- the FOSL2 gene encoding fos-related antigen 2 isoform X4 — translation MEKYRNDMPGSSSAFIPTINAITTSQDLQWMVQPTVITSMSNPYTRAHSYGHPVQNHPSLGGHAGLQRPGVIKSIGTTAGRRRRDEQLSPEEEEKRRVRRERNKLAAAKCRNRRRELTDKLQAETEKLEQEKSGLQKEIAELQKEKDKLEFMLVAHTPMCKIQTEDRINPTHNAHVARSMMGSRVVVKTEPIDEDIGMSSIGRSDKTQRSVIKPISIGGNFYNEEPLNTPVVMSSTPPSTPNAPNLVFTYPSVLDQESSTSPSESCSKAHRRSSSSGDQSSDSLNSPTLLAL, via the exons ATGGAG AAATACCGAAACGACATGCCAGGATCCAGCAGTGCCTTTATCCCCACCATAAATGCCATCACCACCAGCCAGGACTTACAGTGGATGGTTCAACCAACTGTGATCACCTCCATGTCCAATCCCTATACCAGAGCACATTCATATGGGCACCCAGTGCAGAATCACCCGTCACTAGGTGGGCATGCGGGCCTACAACGACCGGGAGTCATCAAAAGCATTGGTACCACTGCTGGCCGAAGGAGAAGAGATGAACAG cTGTCACCCGAAGAAGAGGAAAAGCGGAGGGTCCGTAGAGAAAGGAACAAACTGGCCGCCGCAAAGTGTCGCAACAGGAGACGAGAGTTAACGGACAAACTGCAGGCT GAAACTGAGAAACTGGAACAAGAAAAATCTGGTCTACAGAAAGAGATAGCGGAGCTGCAAAAGGAGAAGGATAAACTGGAGTTCATGCTGGTTGCCCACACGCCCATGTGTAAAATACAAACTGAGGATAGGATCAACCCCACCCACAATGCTCATGTTGCCCGTTCCATGATGGGAAGTCGAGTGGTGGTCAAAACGGAGCCCATTGATGAGGACATTGGGATGTCCTCAATCGGCCGCAGTGACAAAACGCAAAGGTCTGTGATTAAACCGATCAGCATTGGTGGAAACTTCTATAATGAGGAACCTCTCAACACGCCTGTCGTGATGTCTTCAACACCTCCGAGCACTCCGAACGCCCCTAACCTCGTCTTCACCTACCCAAGTGTGTTGGATCAGGAGTCGTCGACCTCTCCTTCAGAGTCTTGCTCTAAGGCCCATCGTCGGAGCAGCAGCAGCGGGGACCAGTCTTCTGATTCCTTGAACTCCCCCACCCTGCTGGCCTTGTAA
- the FOSL2 gene encoding fos-related antigen 2 isoform X2: MYQDYPGSFDSSSRGSSSSPAQPDGYPGNPLSTSIRQKYRNDMPGSSSAFIPTINAITTSQDLQWMVQPTVITSMSNPYTRAHSYGHPVQNHPSLGGHAGLQRPGVIKSIGTTAGRRRRDEQLSPEEEEKRRVRRERNKLAAAKCRNRRRELTDKLQAETEKLEQEKSGLQKEIAELQKEKDKLEFMLVAHTPMCKIQTEDRINPTHNAHVARSMMGSRVVVKTEPIDEDIGMSSIGRSDKTQRSVIKPISIGGNFYNEEPLNTPVVMSSTPPSTPNAPNLVFTYPSVLDQESSTSPSESCSKAHRRSSSSGDQSSDSLNSPTLLAL, translated from the exons ATGTACCAGGATTATCCAGGGAGTTTCGACAGTTCCTCCCGTGGTAGCAGCAGCTCTCCGGCTCAGCCAGACGGATACCCGGGCAACCCCTTATCTACCTCAATACGACAG AAATACCGAAACGACATGCCAGGATCCAGCAGTGCCTTTATCCCCACCATAAATGCCATCACCACCAGCCAGGACTTACAGTGGATGGTTCAACCAACTGTGATCACCTCCATGTCCAATCCCTATACCAGAGCACATTCATATGGGCACCCAGTGCAGAATCACCCGTCACTAGGTGGGCATGCGGGCCTACAACGACCGGGAGTCATCAAAAGCATTGGTACCACTGCTGGCCGAAGGAGAAGAGATGAACAG cTGTCACCCGAAGAAGAGGAAAAGCGGAGGGTCCGTAGAGAAAGGAACAAACTGGCCGCCGCAAAGTGTCGCAACAGGAGACGAGAGTTAACGGACAAACTGCAGGCT GAAACTGAGAAACTGGAACAAGAAAAATCTGGTCTACAGAAAGAGATAGCGGAGCTGCAAAAGGAGAAGGATAAACTGGAGTTCATGCTGGTTGCCCACACGCCCATGTGTAAAATACAAACTGAGGATAGGATCAACCCCACCCACAATGCTCATGTTGCCCGTTCCATGATGGGAAGTCGAGTGGTGGTCAAAACGGAGCCCATTGATGAGGACATTGGGATGTCCTCAATCGGCCGCAGTGACAAAACGCAAAGGTCTGTGATTAAACCGATCAGCATTGGTGGAAACTTCTATAATGAGGAACCTCTCAACACGCCTGTCGTGATGTCTTCAACACCTCCGAGCACTCCGAACGCCCCTAACCTCGTCTTCACCTACCCAAGTGTGTTGGATCAGGAGTCGTCGACCTCTCCTTCAGAGTCTTGCTCTAAGGCCCATCGTCGGAGCAGCAGCAGCGGGGACCAGTCTTCTGATTCCTTGAACTCCCCCACCCTGCTGGCCTTGTAA
- the FOSL2 gene encoding fos-related antigen 2 isoform X5 has translation MNLEKYRNDMPGSSSAFIPTINAITTSQDLQWMVQPTVITSMSNPYTRAHSYGHPVQNHPSLGGHAGLQRPGVIKSIGTTAGRRRRDEQLSPEEEEKRRVRRERNKLAAAKCRNRRRELTDKLQAETEKLEQEKSGLQKEIAELQKEKDKLEFMLVAHTPMCKIQTEDRINPTHNAHVARSMMGSRVVVKTEPIDEDIGMSSIGRSDKTQRSVIKPISIGGNFYNEEPLNTPVVMSSTPPSTPNAPNLVFTYPSVLDQESSTSPSESCSKAHRRSSSSGDQSSDSLNSPTLLAL, from the exons ATGAATTTAGAG AAATACCGAAACGACATGCCAGGATCCAGCAGTGCCTTTATCCCCACCATAAATGCCATCACCACCAGCCAGGACTTACAGTGGATGGTTCAACCAACTGTGATCACCTCCATGTCCAATCCCTATACCAGAGCACATTCATATGGGCACCCAGTGCAGAATCACCCGTCACTAGGTGGGCATGCGGGCCTACAACGACCGGGAGTCATCAAAAGCATTGGTACCACTGCTGGCCGAAGGAGAAGAGATGAACAG cTGTCACCCGAAGAAGAGGAAAAGCGGAGGGTCCGTAGAGAAAGGAACAAACTGGCCGCCGCAAAGTGTCGCAACAGGAGACGAGAGTTAACGGACAAACTGCAGGCT GAAACTGAGAAACTGGAACAAGAAAAATCTGGTCTACAGAAAGAGATAGCGGAGCTGCAAAAGGAGAAGGATAAACTGGAGTTCATGCTGGTTGCCCACACGCCCATGTGTAAAATACAAACTGAGGATAGGATCAACCCCACCCACAATGCTCATGTTGCCCGTTCCATGATGGGAAGTCGAGTGGTGGTCAAAACGGAGCCCATTGATGAGGACATTGGGATGTCCTCAATCGGCCGCAGTGACAAAACGCAAAGGTCTGTGATTAAACCGATCAGCATTGGTGGAAACTTCTATAATGAGGAACCTCTCAACACGCCTGTCGTGATGTCTTCAACACCTCCGAGCACTCCGAACGCCCCTAACCTCGTCTTCACCTACCCAAGTGTGTTGGATCAGGAGTCGTCGACCTCTCCTTCAGAGTCTTGCTCTAAGGCCCATCGTCGGAGCAGCAGCAGCGGGGACCAGTCTTCTGATTCCTTGAACTCCCCCACCCTGCTGGCCTTGTAA
- the FOSL2 gene encoding fos-related antigen 2 isoform X3 produces the protein MWGVIVRNPVHKDSFIRHVRKRMGSIDGGKPKYRNDMPGSSSAFIPTINAITTSQDLQWMVQPTVITSMSNPYTRAHSYGHPVQNHPSLGGHAGLQRPGVIKSIGTTAGRRRRDEQLSPEEEEKRRVRRERNKLAAAKCRNRRRELTDKLQAETEKLEQEKSGLQKEIAELQKEKDKLEFMLVAHTPMCKIQTEDRINPTHNAHVARSMMGSRVVVKTEPIDEDIGMSSIGRSDKTQRSVIKPISIGGNFYNEEPLNTPVVMSSTPPSTPNAPNLVFTYPSVLDQESSTSPSESCSKAHRRSSSSGDQSSDSLNSPTLLAL, from the exons ATGTGGGGCGTGATAGTCCGGAATCCAGTCCATAAGGACTCCTTTATCCGTCATGTGCGCAAAAGAATGGGATCAATTGATGGAGGTAAACCA AAATACCGAAACGACATGCCAGGATCCAGCAGTGCCTTTATCCCCACCATAAATGCCATCACCACCAGCCAGGACTTACAGTGGATGGTTCAACCAACTGTGATCACCTCCATGTCCAATCCCTATACCAGAGCACATTCATATGGGCACCCAGTGCAGAATCACCCGTCACTAGGTGGGCATGCGGGCCTACAACGACCGGGAGTCATCAAAAGCATTGGTACCACTGCTGGCCGAAGGAGAAGAGATGAACAG cTGTCACCCGAAGAAGAGGAAAAGCGGAGGGTCCGTAGAGAAAGGAACAAACTGGCCGCCGCAAAGTGTCGCAACAGGAGACGAGAGTTAACGGACAAACTGCAGGCT GAAACTGAGAAACTGGAACAAGAAAAATCTGGTCTACAGAAAGAGATAGCGGAGCTGCAAAAGGAGAAGGATAAACTGGAGTTCATGCTGGTTGCCCACACGCCCATGTGTAAAATACAAACTGAGGATAGGATCAACCCCACCCACAATGCTCATGTTGCCCGTTCCATGATGGGAAGTCGAGTGGTGGTCAAAACGGAGCCCATTGATGAGGACATTGGGATGTCCTCAATCGGCCGCAGTGACAAAACGCAAAGGTCTGTGATTAAACCGATCAGCATTGGTGGAAACTTCTATAATGAGGAACCTCTCAACACGCCTGTCGTGATGTCTTCAACACCTCCGAGCACTCCGAACGCCCCTAACCTCGTCTTCACCTACCCAAGTGTGTTGGATCAGGAGTCGTCGACCTCTCCTTCAGAGTCTTGCTCTAAGGCCCATCGTCGGAGCAGCAGCAGCGGGGACCAGTCTTCTGATTCCTTGAACTCCCCCACCCTGCTGGCCTTGTAA
- the FOSL2 gene encoding fos-related antigen 2 isoform X6: MPGSSSAFIPTINAITTSQDLQWMVQPTVITSMSNPYTRAHSYGHPVQNHPSLGGHAGLQRPGVIKSIGTTAGRRRRDEQLSPEEEEKRRVRRERNKLAAAKCRNRRRELTDKLQAETEKLEQEKSGLQKEIAELQKEKDKLEFMLVAHTPMCKIQTEDRINPTHNAHVARSMMGSRVVVKTEPIDEDIGMSSIGRSDKTQRSVIKPISIGGNFYNEEPLNTPVVMSSTPPSTPNAPNLVFTYPSVLDQESSTSPSESCSKAHRRSSSSGDQSSDSLNSPTLLAL; encoded by the exons ATGCCAGGATCCAGCAGTGCCTTTATCCCCACCATAAATGCCATCACCACCAGCCAGGACTTACAGTGGATGGTTCAACCAACTGTGATCACCTCCATGTCCAATCCCTATACCAGAGCACATTCATATGGGCACCCAGTGCAGAATCACCCGTCACTAGGTGGGCATGCGGGCCTACAACGACCGGGAGTCATCAAAAGCATTGGTACCACTGCTGGCCGAAGGAGAAGAGATGAACAG cTGTCACCCGAAGAAGAGGAAAAGCGGAGGGTCCGTAGAGAAAGGAACAAACTGGCCGCCGCAAAGTGTCGCAACAGGAGACGAGAGTTAACGGACAAACTGCAGGCT GAAACTGAGAAACTGGAACAAGAAAAATCTGGTCTACAGAAAGAGATAGCGGAGCTGCAAAAGGAGAAGGATAAACTGGAGTTCATGCTGGTTGCCCACACGCCCATGTGTAAAATACAAACTGAGGATAGGATCAACCCCACCCACAATGCTCATGTTGCCCGTTCCATGATGGGAAGTCGAGTGGTGGTCAAAACGGAGCCCATTGATGAGGACATTGGGATGTCCTCAATCGGCCGCAGTGACAAAACGCAAAGGTCTGTGATTAAACCGATCAGCATTGGTGGAAACTTCTATAATGAGGAACCTCTCAACACGCCTGTCGTGATGTCTTCAACACCTCCGAGCACTCCGAACGCCCCTAACCTCGTCTTCACCTACCCAAGTGTGTTGGATCAGGAGTCGTCGACCTCTCCTTCAGAGTCTTGCTCTAAGGCCCATCGTCGGAGCAGCAGCAGCGGGGACCAGTCTTCTGATTCCTTGAACTCCCCCACCCTGCTGGCCTTGTAA